Proteins encoded together in one Epinephelus lanceolatus isolate andai-2023 chromosome 4, ASM4190304v1, whole genome shotgun sequence window:
- the LOC117259247 gene encoding olfactory receptor 5F1-like — protein MINFTQVSYFTLAAYVDTGALKYLYFIIVLSLYIFIVSANLLLIVVICVNRSLHEPMYMFLCSLFVNELYGSTGLFPLLLLQILSDIHTVSASACFLQIYCVHTYGAVEYLNLAIMSYDRYLAICYPLQYNTRMTHNKIATLIAFTWLYPLLACVVYTYLNSDSQLCGNIIYKVYCDSHSVVKLACSDTVVVNAYGLLASFGTIFGALIFILYTYMKILLVCFSGSKQTRQKAVSTCTPHLISLFNFSVGACFELIQSRFNMSSVPNMMRIFLSLYFLTCPPLFNPVLYGLNMSKIRKIGKSLLSNIGY, from the coding sequence ATGATTAACTTTACACAGGTTTCATATTTCACACTTGCTGCCTATGTTGACACCGGAGCTTTGAAGTACTTGTATTTTATTATCGTTTTGtctttatatattttcattGTTAGTGCCAACCTCCTGCTGATTGTGGTTATCTGTGTGAACAGAAGCTTACATGAACCTATGTACATGTTTCTGTGCAGCCTGTTTGTAAATGAACTGTATGGTAGTACAGGGTTGTTTCCATTGCTGCTGCTTCAGATCCTCTCTGACATTCACACTGTCTCTGCTTCAGCTTGTTTCCTGCAGATTTATTGTGTGCACACTTATGGAGCTGTTGAATATTTAAACTTAGCCATAATGTCTTATGACAGATACCTTGCTATCTGTTATCCTCTGCAGTACAACACACGGATGACTCATAACAAGATCGCCACTCTTATAGCTTTTACATGGTTATATCCTTTGCTTGCTTGTGTTGTCTATACATATTTGAATTCTGATTCCCAGCTGTGTGGGAACATCATCTACAAAGTTTACTGTGATAGCCACTCTGTTGTCAAGCTGGCATGCTCAGATACTGTTGTAGTTAATGCTTATGGGCTCCTTGCATCTTTTGGCACAATCTTTGGGGCTTTAATTTTCATACTTTACACGTACATGAAGATTCTTTTAGTCTGTTTCTCTGGTTCTAAACAGACCAGACAGAAAGCTGTCAGTACCTGCACACCTCACCTCATTTCCCTCTTTAACTTTTCTGTTGGAGCTTGCTTCGAATTAATACAGAGCAGGTTTAATATGAGCAGTGTGCCCAACATGATGCGAATATTTTTATCCTTATACTTCCTTACGTGCCCGCCACTGTTCAACCCTGTACTGTATGGCTTGAACATGTCCAAGATCCGTAAAATAGGTAAAAGTCTGTTGTCAAATATAGGATATTAA